The DNA sequence AGTCTCTCATTGAAGCGGTTGACCTTGAAATAAGCAGCCGTGTTTGTGGGCGAGCTGTGAAGGGCGCAGCAACCCGAACAACAGAAGGCTCCTAACGAGCGGCGCCCCGCAGCACACCGTAGGACCCGTCACCGCGCGCCTCCGAATGCCGCCGTCTTCATTTCCATCATCAAGCCCCCGTGCAGAGGTGCCGTGCCGCCACGCCACGTCACACCACGCCACGtcccgccacgccacgccacgcaaaGCACAACTCATGGCCGTTCCTTTAGCTCCTTCTCCACGCGCCAaccaacaaacacacactggaTTTGGGATTCCGTGTGGCACGGCAACAATGCATCCacacagacagagagacagacggCAACACAcacgcctccctccctccctccctccctctcgacTTTTGCTTCCATGCTGAATGTCGGCGAGCAAACAAGTGACCGCTTCCATTTTTTCGTACTATCTAGTCCAAATTGAAAGAATGTCAGCGCTTTCTGCTTTGGCAGGCTTTCAAGCCCTAGTTGTGGGCGCTTTTAGATGCGTCTCGTGCAGCTCGCTTGACGTCCCGCCTGCACGGGCTCGGTTAGTCCTCTTTCGTACGGTCGCGTGGAACGAGGTTGCTAACCTGAGGACAAGGTAGGTGGCGACGGCGGCGGCTGACGGCTTGACGCAAGTGCGTGGGGGCCAGAGAAAAGCTGTTGCCTGGCTACCACGCCACCGACTTCTTTCGTGCTCAGCTTTTCAAACTGTGAATGGTGGCGATGTTTGCCTCCATTTGGTATGTGAAGGAATGCGACCGCCCGGAGCCACCAAACACTGGGCGGGACTCCGCTGGCAATTAGCGAACTTctctccatccgtccatccatccatccgtctgaccgacggagggagggaggttggcgcaaaaaacaaacgctgGTTTTGATTCTTTTCGTCATCGATTGGCAGTCAACGACGCCCGCCGCGCATATGATCTCATCCGTTTTCTCTCCACAGAATCCGGACATTGTGCTGGTCCACTATTTGAACGTGCCGGCCATCGAGGATTGCGGCAAACCCTGCGGCCCCATCCTGTGTTCCATCAACACAGACAAGAAGGAGTGGGCCAAATGGACCAAGGAGGAACTCATCGGCCAGCTCAAACCCATGTGTGAGTCTTTTGCCACTCGCTTTTCATCCCGAGCGCTCCGAGCGCTCGCGAGGCCCGAGGCATCCGTTTGCTCCGCGGAGCCGCTGTCTGCTCCTATTAGCCGATTGGGAGCCGTTCGTGGGTCaaagggcggcggcggcggcggcggcggcggtggtgcaCCACggggccgaccgaccgaccgaccgaccgcatCCCTCCCAAGGCGCGGGAGGACGTCACATCGGCTTGGCCAGTGAGTCACGTTAGCAGCAGAAAGTTCCCATTCCCCCCAGCCCCACCCCCCTAGATTGTTATCATCTTTACTTTTGCGGGCAGGCAAggcgtctgtgatttaggggaaGGGCGCGGCAGGGCAATGACTTTCTTACAGCGAGCAACGATTAGTGCTGCGGTCGGCCAGCGAAAGCGGAGCCTTCGGCCATCGTCCCTGAGCTTTTGTCTACATCCCTGTCCTCGGCTGCGCACTGCTCCGCTTCCCGTCACTATAGGGCATAAAGCTGCCCAGCAACAACGGCCTACGGTGTTCACTGCATCTGTGTGAAAGCAAGTACCATATGCGCCAAGGCCTTAAGTCATTAACTTTGGAAGTTGTTGGGACAAGGAGGGCGACGCCTTCCCGCTGCTGGCCGGGATGCTCGAAAGGGATCCATAAAGTGCAGAgagacaaaaaaatgaaatactcATGCTTTCTGTCTTTTCCCTTCTTTCTATCCTCCCTGAATGGAGGGGAGGGCAAGTCGCACTTGAGTAGGCTGTGTCGTGGCGCAACATTACCCTCTAGTGGTTCCCTTTGATAGCAGCATCAGCAATGAGACACTGAAACTGgcaggctgcctgcctgcctgcctgcctaaacgcccgcccgcccgcccgcccgcctgccggcCGGCCTACCTGCCTGCGGACTCTGTGAGCAAGCTCACTTGCTACAAATACAACAAACTCAGTTTGTCAAAGGGACATTTTCTTACATTGTCCATTGTGCGTACGACAGTAAACAACTTTTTTCCATCTAAATAATGCTTTCTTTTCCAAACGGGGGCGACGAAAGCGGGCTCGCTGTGAGCAGGCTCGGAGCGTGCTCTGACATGTGCGTCTGCTTCTCGTCTCTCCCGGCAGTTCATGGCATCAAGTGGACTTGCAGCAACGGGAACGGCAGCTCCGGCTTctcggtggagcagctggtgcagCAGATACTGGACAGCCATCAAACTAAGCCACCTCCCCGGACTCACAACTGCCTCTGCACGGGCTCGCCGGGTaagggcttgaacgagcgagcgagcgagtgagcgggtgaggctgagctgagctgagctgagctgagctgagctgagctgagctgagctgaaagGCCGCAAGAGTAGAGGCCTCCAAATTTGCCTCCAATTTGTTGTCGTTTTTCCCTCTTCTTGTCCTCCCTAAATCCGTTGCCTGCTTTCCTGTCGGCCCACCTCAGGTGCCGGTAGCAGCGTGCACCACAAATGCAACAGCGCCAAGCACCGCATCATCTCCCCCAAGGTGGACCCCCGCACGGGAGCCTACAGCAGCGCTCACGCCGAAGTGCAAAACAACGACGTGTCCGAAGGGAAAACCGAGCACGGCAGCAAAAGCGCCAGGGAGAAACGCAACGGCAAAGTCCACAAGCCCGTCCTGCTGCATCAGAACAGCACCGAGGTATCCTCCAGCAACCAGGTGGAGGTGCCCGACACCACCCAGAGCTCGCCCGTGTCCATCAGCAGCGGGCTGAACAGCGAGCCTGACGTGGCCGACGCCCCGGCGGTGACGGCGATGAGTCACGTGGCTTCCCTCGTGTCCGGCCTCCCCCGCGCCGTCTTCATGTCAGAAGTGGGCGGAGAGCCCGCCTACAGCGCCTCTCCCACCCTCCTGGGCGCAGACGCCGCTGGCTCCCGGGGCTCCGTGCTCGCGGTGACATCGGACGGCCACAAGTTTGCTTTCCTCGGCGGAGCGGCGGGGGAGCCGGGCGACGCGGCGGGCAACGCGCCGGGCGACGTGCCGGGCGACGGTCTTTCCGTCTTGTCGGCAGCTGGCGTTTCCCAGGAACTGGCTCTCTCCAGCAGCCTGGACTCTGGAAGCATCAAGATCCCGGAAACCACGATGAACTTTGACCCCGACTGCTTCCTGAACAACCCCAAACAAGGCCAGACCTACGGAGGCAGTGCAATGAAGACGGAAGCAAACTGCGGCCCCTCCTCCTGCGGGGCCACCGACGGCACTCTGCGGAGCTCTCCCTCCGTGACGGCCAACGGATACGTCTTCAGCCCGGCCGTAGTCAAGAACATCAAGACTGAAGACACCTCCTTTGAACGGCAGCTCGCCAAGGAGAGCGGCTACCGGGTGCACGGGGCGCTCGTCAACGGCGTGTCCGTGCCGCCCTGTGCCGCTTCCGCTCGGGAGGGCCTCACGCTGGCCCCCGCGGGATCCTTGCTTCCTTCGGGTGGCGCTTTAAGTCCCAGCACCACCCTGGAGCAAATGGACTTTAGCGCTATTGACGCCAAGCGGGACTACGCCTCCGGCGCTTCAGCGCTGAGCTACGCTCGAGCCATGTCTGGGCCTCACGTGCCACACCAGAACCGTTCACCCGGTTTCTTCCTCCAGGATGCTCCACAATCCGGCCCGGCTCAGCGGGGGAGGTCCAGCATGGGCCAGGAAACACAACCGATGGAGCACAGCTCCCACGAACCTGCCGCTTATCTGGGGCTGCGCGTGGTGAAGATGGAATCTCCCGCTCGTAACGGTCACCaccacccccaccaccaccaccaccaccaccaccagcagcagcagcagcatcgagCCAACTGCAATGGAGGCTCACCCACCGACAGCGCCAGCCAAACTGGATCCTTGCAGCTGCTACAGTACCAGGGGAGCTTCGCCGGCCTGGCCAACCAGCGAGAGGAGCTGACGGGTCCGGAGCAGCCGGCGAGCGGGAGTGCCTCCGAAAATGGCACCGAGAATCTGCTCGAGccggacgctccgatgccggccTGCGTGGCAGGTAATGGAGAAGGAGGGGCCGCTGAGCACTATTTGCACGCACCCGATGGGGGAGGAGGAAACAACAGTGCGGGCCAGGGTCTGCCACTTTGCAATGGAAACGGGGACGGCGGCAGTGGCACAccgcagcaccagcagcagcagcagcagcagcaggaccagcagcggcagcagcagctgcaccaccagcagcaactgcagcagcagcaccagcagcagctgcagttGCAGCTCCTCCAGGGAGCCAGCTTGGTCCAAGGACTGTACAGCGCTGTCGCCAGCCACCAGGGCTTGGGGGCTAACCCGGGAGCGGCGGCCGGGCCAGCCATGGAGATCAGCCTGGATCACTTTGACATCTCTTTTGGAAACCAGTTCTCGGACCTCATCAACGACTTCATCTCGGTGGACGGAAGCGGGAGCCTGTACGCTCAGCAGCTGGTGGCCTCGCAGGGCTCGGAGGGGCAGAATGCCGCCGGCCCCCGCGTGGGCCAGGAGGACGCCAGGGGTGGCGGCTACAACCCCTCCGAGCTCTGCCTTCAGCCCTGCTGCAGCCCCCGGGCGGGGGGCGACGGCGGGGAGCTGGCCTCGCTCTCGTACGCGAATGTGGTGTCGGCGGCCGTGGCGCACGGCGCTCTGGGCATGCTCCAGGCCGCCGGACGCCTCTTCATGGTCACAGACTACTCTCCCGAGTGGTCCTATCCTGAGGTGAGCGAGCGTTTGACGTGAGAGAACCCAAAATGGCGCCGCTGACATGGCTTGCGTATGTTGCGTGCCGCTTTTTCCCAAGAGTGCTGGTCCCGTCGCTCATCTGGATGCGCAGTATTGCGGGATGTACTGTACGCCGGCCGCCTCAACGTGACGTTCCATTTGGTGTCCACAAGACGGtagtgagggagagagagaatggAAAGGTTTCAGAGCACTCCAGCTGTAACTCTGGCTTTTGTGCTCTGGATGGCAGCAGCAGAGCAGCAGAGCAGCAGAGCagcagagcagcagcagcatctccaGCTCATTTGCTTGCGCTTGCAAAGTGCCGTACAGCATCATGACTTGAGTCAAGCAAGCTAGCGCTGTATCTCAGAGTTTTTCACAGATCAGCCAGGTATTGCTTTCCTTTCGTCTTTTTTCTGGCTGCCTTCCATTGAGACATGTCCAATATTGGAGCAGAATAGCTCCATGACAACGAAAGCCAATTGCTATTCTGCACCACCGCAAACAATGGACCCAGAATAAGATGTTGTCTTTTTATTCCCCGTTTGGTCTTTGAGCAGGGGAGAGACTCTCTTGCGCTAGCCGTGTgcagccacgccacgccacgtcaCGTCAAAAATCGCCCTCGAATGAACAAAGGAAATGAGCAATGACTTTTGTTGTGGCAGCTGTTGTTGTTGACTTTGCTAACTGTGTGTGCGTTTGGAAGGGTGGCGTTAAAGTGCTGATCACGGGACCGTGGCAAGAAGCCGCCTCCGACTACAGCTGCTTCTTCGACCAGATCTCAGTTCCGGCCTCGCTCATCCAACCGGGAGTGCTGCGTTGCTACTGCCCGGGTGAGACCTCATTGGACAAACGTCCGCTACGAATGGCGGCGAGAAGGCCCGACCCTCCTGAACGCGTGTCCGTCTTTgtgcgtgcctgcctgcgtgtgtTCAGCTCACGACACAGGGCTGGTGACGCTGCAGGTGGCCGTCGGCACTCAGATCATCTCCACCTCGGTGGTTTTTGAGTACAAGGCCCGCGCGCTTCCTTCACTGCCCTCCTCTCAGCACGACTGGCTCTCGTTGGATGGTAAGTCTCGCTCCAGCTTTGTTTCTTTCAACAATGACGCACCATCTCCAACAAATGTCACCCTTCACCAACTGGGTAGAGTCCTTCCCTTGTGCCTCGCGTCCCCAGTCCAAAAGATTTCTGTTGAAGTCGATAAtgcctgctgccgccgccgctgcccctTTTCATATTGAGCCAACTGCTGTCAAAAGTTGGACGACGAGACGCAGCAAAGTGTGCGCGTGGAGCTGCGAGCAAACGCAAGACTGCGGCGCCAGACCCTTGACATGGCGA is a window from the Syngnathus scovelli strain Florida chromosome 2, RoL_Ssco_1.2, whole genome shotgun sequence genome containing:
- the camta1a gene encoding calmodulin-binding transcription activator 1 isoform X7 — encoded protein: MAAENKPEDEHGHLKIYLPKKLLECLPKCASLPKERHRWNTNEEIAAYLITFEKHEEWLTTSPKTRPQNGSMILYNRKKVKYRKDGYCWKKRKDGKTTREDHMKLKVQGVECLYGCYVHSSIIPTFHRRCYWLLQNPDIVLVHYLNVPAIEDCGKPCGPILCSINTDKKEWAKWTKEELIGQLKPMFHGIKWTCSNGNGSSGFSVEQLVQQILDSHQTKPPPRTHNCLCTGSPGAGSSVHHKCNSAKHRIISPKVDPRTGAYSSAHAEVQNNDVSEGKTEHGSKSAREKRNGKVHKPVLLHQNSTEVSSSNQVEVPDTTQSSPVSISSGLNSEPDVADAPAVTAMSHVASLVSGLPRAVFMSEVGGEPAYSASPTLLGADAAGSRGSVLAVTSDGHKFAFLGGAAGEPGDAAGNAPGDVPGDGLSVLSAAGVSQELALSSSLDSGSIKIPETTMNFDPDCFLNNPKQGQTYGGSAMKTEANCGPSSCGATDGTLRSSPSVTANGYVFSPAVVKNIKTEDTSFERQLAKESGYRVHGALVNGVSVPPCAASAREGLTLAPAGSLLPSGGALSPSTTLEQMDFSAIDAKRDYASGASALSYARAMSGPHVPHQNRSPGFFLQDAPQSGPAQRGRSSMGQETQPMEHSSHEPAAYLGLRVVKMESPARNGHHHPHHHHHHHHQQQQQHRANCNGGSPTDSASQTGSLQLLQYQGSFAGLANQREELTGPEQPASGSASENGTENLLEPDAPMPACVAGNGEGGAAEHYLHAPDGGGGNNSAGQGLPLCNGNGDGGSGTPQHQQQQQQQQDQQRQQQLHHQQQLQQQHQQQLQLQLLQGASLVQGLYSAVASHQGLGANPGAAAGPAMEISLDHFDISFGNQFSDLINDFISVDGSGSLYAQQLVASQGSEGQNAAGPRVGQEDARGGGYNPSELCLQPCCSPRAGGDGGELASLSYANVVSAAVAHGALGMLQAAGRLFMVTDYSPEWSYPEGGVKVLITGPWQEAASDYSCFFDQISVPASLIQPGVLRCYCPAHDTGLVTLQVAVGTQIISTSVVFEYKARALPSLPSSQHDWLSLDDNQFRMSILERLEQMERRMAEMASHQQRSGAGSAAAVAGAGDNSSQAQGAAGSFESRVVVVCEKMMSRACWAKSKHLIHSETFRGMTLLHLAAGQGYAALIRTLIKWRWDPSKHADSIDLELEVDPLNVDHFSCTPLMWACALGHLEAAAVLYKWDRRALAIPDSLGRLPLSIARSRGHTKLAECLEQLQREEQRLAAPLNPAARMSYSPAPDTAHGRMLGWPIDKRADLRRPRSEPSSYYSSEGQRELLPAAKKHKPNPQQFQTRPDKAASVPLSLERRQRRPSDASPESRPSESLPSDSLGAATAGWSSGDGDVGRRGLGPGGSGALGEDRPLARLRRRREQLAVPVAQMPCYREEPDRGDYLAQMDDLQANMMTLAEQIIQATPERIKREHLSSADALPVDTAGVNNTMNWLANYLGDVEQLPSVLHLRSAAFSDPPPPSGPSPGPGASQPGERPSERPALPSPADWSRFVSTSNSKVERDLAQLTLSDPEQRELYQAARLVQTAFRKYKGRPLREQQEVAAAVIRRCYDKYKQLTWIALKYALYKKMTQAAILIQSRFRGYRQQKKFQRSRRAAVLIQRGYRSYKEFGRLPAQRRGPAARGGRRRKLRGSVLTKRQDQAARKIMRFLRRCRHRVKELKRAREHEPGEKAPSLAM
- the camta1a gene encoding calmodulin-binding transcription activator 1 isoform X11, which gives rise to MAAENKPEGLKRVPNLDKMFRSSVCYAGHGSPKSIGDDAKSNNEHGHLKIYLPKKLLECLPKCASLPKERHRWNTNEEIAAYLITFEKHEEWLTTSPKTRPQNGSMILYNRKKVKYRKDGYCWKKRKDGKTTREDHMKLKVQGVECLYGCYVHSSIIPTFHRRCYWLLQNPDIVLVHYLNVPAIEDCGKPCGPILCSINTDKKEWAKWTKEELIGQLKPMFHGIKWTCSNGNGSSGFSVEQLVQQILDSHQTKPPPRTHNCLCTGSPGAGSSVHHKCNSAKHRIISPKVDPRTGAYSSAHAEVQNNDVSEGKTEHGSKSAREKRNGKVHKPVLLHQNSTEVSSSNQVEVPDTTQSSPVSISSGLNSEPDVADAPAVTAMSHVASLVSGLPRAVFMSEVGGEPAYSASPTLLGADAAGSRGSVLAVTSDGHKFAFLGGAAGEPGDAAGNAPGDVPGDGLSVLSAAGVSQELALSSSLDSGSIKIPETTMNFDPDCFLNNPKQGQTYGGSAMKTEANCGPSSCGATDGTLRSSPSVTANGYVFSPAVVKNIKTEDTSFERQLAKESGYRVHGALVNGVSVPPCAASAREGLTLAPAGSLLPSGGALSPSTTLEQMDFSAIDAKRDYASGASALSYARAMSGPHVPHQNRSPGFFLQDAPQSGPAQRGRSSMGQETQPMEHSSHEPAAYLGLRVVKMESPARNGHHHPHHHHHHHHQQQQQHRANCNGGSPTDSASQTGSLQLLQYQGSFAGLANQREELTGPEQPASGSASENGTENLLEPDAPMPACVAGNGEGGAAEHYLHAPDGGGGNNSAGQGLPLCNGNGDGGSGTPQHQQQQQQQQDQQRQQQLHHQQQLQQQHQQQLQLQLLQGASLVQGLYSAVASHQGLGANPGAAAGPAMEISLDHFDISFGNQFSDLINDFISVDGSGSLYAQQLVASQGSEGQNAAGPRVGQEDARGGGYNPSELCLQPCCSPRAGGDGGELASLSYANVVSAAVAHGALGMLQAAGRLFMVTDYSPEWSYPEGGVKVLITGPWQEAASDYSCFFDQISVPASLIQPGVLRCYCPAHDTGLVTLQVAVGTQIISTSVVFEYKARALPSLPSSQHDWLSLDDNQFRMSILERLEQMERRMAEMASHQQRSGAGSAAAVAGAGDNSSQAQGAAGSFESRVVVVCEKMMSRACWAKSKHLIHSETFRGMTLLHLAAGQGYAALIRTLIKWRSKHADSIDLELEVDPLNVDHFSCTPLMWACALGHLEAAAVLYKWDRRALAIPDSLGRLPLSIARSRGHTKLAECLEQLQREEQRLAAPLNPAARMSYSPAPDTAHGRMLGWPIDKRADLRRPRSEPSSYYSSEGQRELLPAAKKHKPNPQQFQTRPDKAASVPLSLERRQRRPSDASPESRPSESLPSDSLGAATAGWSSGDGDVGRRGLGPGGSGALGEDRPLARLRRRREQLAVPVAQMPCYREEPDRGDYLAQMDDLQANMMTLAEQIIQATPERIKREHLSSADALPVDTAGVNNTMNWLANYLGDVEQLPSVLHLRSAAFSDPPPPSGPSPGPGASQPGERPSERPALPSPADWSRFVSTSNSKVERDLAQLTLSDPEQRELYQAARLVQTAFRKYKGRPLREQQEVAAAVIRRCYDKYKQYALYKKMTQAAILIQSRFRGYRQQKKFQRSRRAAVLIQRGYRSYKEFGRLPAQRRGPAARGGRRRKLRGSVLTKRQDQAARKIMRFLRRCRHRVKELKRAREHEPGEKAPSLAM
- the camta1a gene encoding calmodulin-binding transcription activator 1 isoform X2, whose translation is MAAENKPEGLKRVPNLDKMFRSSVCYAGHGSPKSIGDDAKSNNEHGHLKIYLPKKLLECLPKCASLPKERHRWNTNEEIAAYLITFEKHEEWLTTSPKTRPQNGSMILYNRKKVKYRKDGYCWKKRKDGKTTREDHMKLKVQGVECLYGCYVHSSIIPTFHRRCYWLLQNPDIVLVHYLNVPAIEDCGKPCGPILCSINTDKKEWAKWTKEELIGQLKPMFHGIKWTCSNGNGSSGFSVEQLVQQILDSHQTKPPPRTHNCLCTGSPGAGSSVHHKCNSAKHRIISPKVDPRTGAYSSAHAEVQNNDVSEGKTEHGSKSAREKRNGKVHKPVLLHQNSTEVSSSNQVEVPDTTQSSPVSISSGLNSEPDVADAPAVTAMSHVASLVSGLPRAVFMSEVGGEPAYSASPTLLGADAAGSRGSVLAVTSDGHKFAFLGGAAGEPGDAAGNAPGDVPGDGLSVLSAAGVSQELALSSSLDSGSIKIPETTMNFDPDCFLNNPKQGQTYGGSAMKTEANCGPSSCGATDGTLRSSPSVTANGYVFSPAVVKNIKTEDTSFERQLAKESGYRVHGALVNGVSVPPCAASAREGLTLAPAGSLLPSGGALSPSTTLEQMDFSAIDAKRDYASGASALSYARAMSGPHVPHQNRSPGFFLQDAPQSGPAQRGRSSMGQETQPMEHSSHEPAAYLGLRVVKMESPARNGHHHPHHHHHHHHQQQQQHRANCNGGSPTDSASQTGSLQLLQYQGSFAGLANQREELTGPEQPASGSASENGTENLLEPDAPMPACVAGNGEGGAAEHYLHAPDGGGGNNSAGQGLPLCNGNGDGGSGTPQHQQQQQQQQDQQRQQQLHHQQQLQQQHQQQLQLQLLQGASLVQGLYSAVASHQGLGANPGAAAGPAMEISLDHFDISFGNQFSDLINDFISVDGSGSLYAQQLVASQGSEGQNAAGPRVGQEDARGGGYNPSELCLQPCCSPRAGGDGGELASLSYANVVSAAVAHGALGMLQAAGRLFMVTDYSPEWSYPEGGVKVLITGPWQEAASDYSCFFDQISVPASLIQPGVLRCYCPAHDTGLVTLQVAVGTQIISTSVVFEYKARALPSLPSSQHDWLSLDDNQFRMSILERLEQMERRMAEMASHQQRSGAGSAAAVAGAGDNSSQAQGAAGSFESRVVVVCEKMMSRACWAKSKHLIHSETFRGMTLLHLAAGQGYAALIRTLIKWRSKHADSIDLELEVDPLNVDHFSCTPLMWACALGHLEAAAVLYKWDRRALAIPDSLGRLPLSIARSRGHTKLAECLEQLQREEQRLAAPLNPAARMSYSPAPDTAHGRMLGWPIDKRADLRRPRSEPSSYYSSEGQRELLPAAKKHKPNPQQFQTRPDKAASVPLSLERRQRRPSDASPESRPSESLPSDSLGAATAGWSSGDGDVGRRGLGPGGSGALGEDRPLARLRRRREQLAVPVAQMPCYREEPDRGDYLAQMDDLQANMMTLAEQIIQATPERIKREHLSSADALPVDTAGVNNTMNWLANYLGDVEQLPSVLHLRSAAFSDPPPPSGPSPGPGASQPGERPSERPALPSPADWSRFVSTSNSKVERDLAQLTLSDPEQRELYQAARLVQTAFRKYKGRPLREQQEVAAAVIRRCYDKYKQLTWIALKYALYKKMTQAAILIQSRFRGYRQQKKFQRSRRAAVLIQRGYRSYKEFGRLPAQRRGPAARGGRRRKLRGSVLTKRQDQAARKIMRFLRRCRHRVKELKRAREHEPGEKAPSLAM
- the camta1a gene encoding calmodulin-binding transcription activator 1 isoform X9, translating into MAAENKPEDEHGHLKIYLPKKLLECLPKCASLPKERHRWNTNEEIAAYLITFEKHEEWLTTSPKTRPQNGSMILYNRKKVKYRKDGYCWKKRKDGKTTREDHMKLKVQGVECLYGCYVHSSIIPTFHRRCYWLLQNPDIVLVHYLNVPAIEDCGKPCGPILCSINTDKKEWAKWTKEELIGQLKPMFHGIKWTCSNGNGSSGFSVEQLVQQILDSHQTKPPPRTHNCLCTGSPGAGSSVHHKCNSAKHRIISPKVDPRTGAYSSAHAEVQNNDVSEGKTEHGSKSAREKRNGKVHKPVLLHQNSTEVSSSNQVEVPDTTQSSPVSISSGLNSEPDVADAPAVTAMSHVASLVSGLPRAVFMSEVGGEPAYSASPTLLGADAAGSRGSVLAVTSDGHKFAFLGGAAGEPGDAAGNAPGDVPGDGLSVLSAAGVSQELALSSSLDSGSIKIPETTMNFDPDCFLNNPKQGQTYGGSAMKTEANCGPSSCGATDGTLRSSPSVTANGYVFSPAVVKNIKTEDTSFERQLAKESGYRVHGALVNGVSVPPCAASAREGLTLAPAGSLLPSGGALSPSTTLEQMDFSAIDAKRDYASGASALSYARAMSGPHVPHQNRSPGFFLQDAPQSGPAQRGRSSMGQETQPMEHSSHEPAAYLGLRVVKMESPARNGHHHPHHHHHHHHQQQQQHRANCNGGSPTDSASQTGSLQLLQYQGSFAGLANQREELTGPEQPASGSASENGTENLLEPDAPMPACVAGNGEGGAAEHYLHAPDGGGGNNSAGQGLPLCNGNGDGGSGTPQHQQQQQQQQDQQRQQQLHHQQQLQQQHQQQLQLQLLQGASLVQGLYSAVASHQGLGANPGAAAGPAMEISLDHFDISFGNQFSDLINDFISVDGSGSLYAQQLVASQGSEGQNAAGPRVGQEDARGGGYNPSELCLQPCCSPRAGGDGGELASLSYANVVSAAVAHGALGMLQAAGRLFMVTDYSPEWSYPEGGVKVLITGPWQEAASDYSCFFDQISVPASLIQPGVLRCYCPAHDTGLVTLQVAVGTQIISTSVVFEYKARALPSLPSSQHDWLSLDDNQFRMSILERLEQMERRMAEMASHQQRSGAGSAAAVAGAGDNSSQAQGAAGSFESRVVVVCEKMMSRACWAKSKHLIHSETFRGMTLLHLAAGQGYAALIRTLIKWRSKHADSIDLELEVDPLNVDHFSCTPLMWACALGHLEAAAVLYKWDRRALAIPDSLGRLPLSIARSRGHTKLAECLEQLQREEQRLAAPLNPAARMSYSPAPDTAHGRMLGWPIDKRADLRRPRSEPSSYYSSEGQRELLPAAKKHKPNPQQFQTRPDKAASVPLSLERRQRRPSDASPESRPSESLPSDSLGAATAGWSSGDGDVGRRGLGPGGSGALGEDRPLARLRRRREQLAVPVAQMPCYREEPDRGDYLAQMDDLQANMMTLAEQIIQATPERIKREHLSSADALPVDTAGVNNTMNWLANYLGDVEQLPSVLHLRSAAFSDPPPPSGPSPGPGASQPGERPSERPALPSPADWSRFVSTSNSKVERDLAQLTLSDPEQRELYQAARLVQTAFRKYKGRPLREQQEVAAAVIRRCYDKYKQLTWIALKYALYKKMTQAAILIQSRFRGYRQQKKFQRSRRAAVLIQRGYRSYKEFGRLPAQRRGPAARGGRRRKLRGSVLTKRQDQAARKIMRFLRRCRHRVKELKRAREHEPGEKAPSLAM
- the camta1a gene encoding calmodulin-binding transcription activator 1 isoform X3, which encodes MAAENKPEGLKRVPNLDKMFRSSVCYAGHGSPKSIGDDAKSNNEHGHLKIYLPKKLLECLPKCASLPKERHRWNTNEEIAAYLITFEKHEEWLTTSPKTRPQNGSMILYNRKKVKYRKDGYCWKKRKDGKTTREDHMKLKVQGVECLYGCYVHSSIIPTFHRRCYWLLQNPDIVLVHYLNVPAIEDCGKPCGPILCSINTDKKEWAKWTKEELIGQLKPMFHGIKWTCSNGNGSSGFSVEQLVQQILDSHQTKPPPRTHNCLCTGSPGAGSSVHHKCNSAKHRIISPKVDPRTGAYSSAHAEVQNNDVSEGKTEHGSKSAREKRNGKVHKPVLLHQNSTEVSSSNQVEVPDTTQSSPVSISSGLNSEPDVADAPAVTAMSHVASLVSGLPRAVFMSEVGGEPAYSASPTLLGADAAGSRGSVLAVTSDGHKFAFLGGAAGEPGDAAGNAPGDVPGDGLSVLSAAGVSQELALSSSLDSGSIKIPETTMNFDPDCFLNNPKQGQTYGGSAMKTEANCGPSSCGATDGTLRSSPSVTANGYVFSPAVVKNIKTEDTSFERQLAKESGYRVHGALVNGVSVPPCAASAREGLTLAPAGSLLPSGGALSPSTTLEQMDFSAIDAKRDYASGASALSYARAMSGPHVPHQNRSPGFFLQDAPQSGPAQRGRSSMGQETQPMEHSSHEPAAYLGLRVVKMESPARNGHHHPHHHHHHHHQQQQQHRANCNGGSPTDSASQTGSLQLLQYQGSFAGLANQREELTGPEQPASGSASENGTENLLEPDAPMPACVAGNGEGGAAEHYLHAPDGGGGNNSAGQGLPLCNGNGDGGSGTPQHQQQQQQQQDQQRQQQLHHQQQLQQQHQQQLQLQLLQGASLVQGLYSAVASHQGLGANPGAAAGPAMEISLDHFDISFGNQFSDLINDFISVDGSGSLYAQQLVASQGSEGQNAAGPRVGQEDARGGGYNPSELCLQPCCSPRAGGDGGELASLSYANVVSAAVAHGALGMLQAAGRLFMVTDYSPEWSYPEGGVKVLITGPWQEAASDYSCFFDQISVPASLIQPGVLRCYCPAHDTGLVTLQVAVGTQIISTSVVFEYKARALPSLPSSQHDWLSLDDNQFRMSILERLEQMERRMAEMASHQQRSGAGSAAAVAGAGDNSSQAQGAAGSFESRVVVVCEKMMSRACWAKSKHLIHSETFRGMTLLHLAAGQGYAALIRTLIKWRWDPSKHADSIDLELEVDPLNVDHFSCTPLMWACALGHLEAAAVLYKWDRRALAIPDSLGRLPLSIARSRGHTKLAECLEQLQREEQRLAAPLNPAARMSYSPAPDTAHGRMLGWPIDKRADLRRPRSEPSSYYSSEGQRELLPAAKKHKPNPQQFQTRPDKAASVPLSLERRQRRPSDASPESRPSESLPSDSLGAATAGWSSGDGDVGRRGLGPGGSGALGEDRPLARLRRRREQLAVPVAQMPCYREEPDRGDYLAQMDDLQANMMTLAEQIIQATPERIKREHLSSADALPVDTAGVNNTMNWLANYLGDVEQLPSVLHLRSAAFSDPPPPSGPSPGPGASQPGERPSERPALPSPADWSRFVSTSNSKVERDLAQLTLSDPEQRELYQAARLVQTAFRKYKGRPLREQQEVAAAVIRRCYDKYKQLTWIALKYALYKKMTQAAILIQSRFRGYRQQKKFQRSRRAAVLIQRGYRSYKEFGRLPAQRRGPAARGGRRRKLRGSVLTKRQDQAARKIMRFLRRCRHRVKELKRAREHEPENNGQT